Proteins encoded together in one Ignavibacteriales bacterium window:
- a CDS encoding ABC transporter permease, whose protein sequence is MSLGYIIKEGIGGFRRAKFASFGSIITITISLLLVGFFYVVSTNTSKLVEGIRQRVELEAFLEEPINHARLIEIERQLKSVEGIEQVRFISKDEAAKIFKEEFGEDINSVLDFNPLPSSFKIVLKEGYRTREKAEEIHKKILEIKGIDNIAYRRELLEFLDQRVKMLYSVGLLLGTLLAVASIFLVSNTIRLTIYAKRKSVQTMKLVGASRLLIRLPFVIEGILQGLIGGIISTAIFYYLFTMAAGLVSNELVDFLEVDILFYLSIISGGIFLGFFGSIISVRRFINESI, encoded by the coding sequence GTGAGTTTAGGGTACATTATTAAAGAAGGAATAGGCGGCTTTCGTCGGGCGAAATTCGCATCGTTCGGATCGATTATTACGATTACCATCTCTTTACTGCTTGTTGGATTTTTTTATGTCGTTTCAACAAATACATCTAAATTAGTAGAAGGTATCAGACAGCGTGTTGAGTTGGAAGCGTTTTTAGAAGAGCCAATTAATCATGCGCGCCTTATTGAAATAGAGCGTCAGTTAAAATCGGTTGAGGGTATCGAGCAGGTACGGTTTATTTCAAAAGATGAAGCGGCAAAAATATTCAAAGAAGAATTCGGCGAAGATATTAACAGTGTTCTGGATTTCAACCCGCTACCATCGTCTTTTAAAATTGTCCTTAAAGAAGGATATCGAACCAGAGAAAAAGCTGAAGAGATTCATAAGAAAATTTTAGAGATTAAAGGTATAGATAACATCGCCTATCGTCGAGAACTTTTAGAATTTTTAGATCAACGAGTTAAGATGCTCTATTCGGTAGGACTTTTATTAGGAACTTTACTCGCCGTTGCCTCAATTTTCCTTGTATCCAATACAATTCGGTTGACAATTTATGCAAAGAGAAAATCTGTTCAAACAATGAAATTGGTTGGGGCATCACGCTTGTTGATTCGTTTGCCATTCGTGATCGAAGGCATTTTACAAGGATTGATCGGAGGTATAATTTCTACCGCGATATTTTATTACCTGTTCACAATGGCTGCAGGATTAGTATCGAATGAATTAGTAGATTTCCTTGAGGTGGATATTTTGTTTTATTTATCAATAATTTCGGGTGGAATATTCCTTGGATTTTTCGGAAGTATTATCTCCGTCAGAAGATTTATTAATGAATCTATCTGA
- a CDS encoding succinate dehydrogenase cytochrome b subunit gives MRVLVDFYNSSVGKKLVVGATGIFLITYLVIHLFGNLLIFRNDGGEAFDTYAEILPQVVVIRIIEVGLFLIFIFHMVTAAYTWFLNKRARGSAYKLQKKSETSKLTSRTMFLSGSIVFIFLVVHMRQFWFNSRYEAGAEYSMFEVVRETFSNPVYGVFYVVAMFLLGFHLKHGFQSACQTFGIRTKSYLSFIEMIGIIIWLFIPLAFASMPLYFLLYF, from the coding sequence ATGCGTGTCCTTGTAGATTTTTATAACTCGTCGGTCGGGAAAAAATTGGTAGTGGGTGCAACCGGCATTTTCCTTATCACCTATCTGGTGATTCATCTGTTTGGTAATCTACTAATCTTCCGAAACGACGGAGGCGAAGCGTTTGATACTTATGCCGAAATTCTACCTCAGGTTGTCGTTATTCGCATCATCGAGGTGGGACTTTTTCTGATCTTTATATTTCACATGGTTACTGCAGCGTATACTTGGTTCCTGAACAAGCGCGCCCGGGGTTCCGCATATAAACTTCAGAAAAAAAGTGAAACCAGTAAACTCACGTCACGGACAATGTTCCTGTCGGGAAGTATCGTATTCATTTTTCTTGTTGTGCATATGCGGCAATTCTGGTTCAACTCGCGCTATGAAGCAGGTGCAGAGTATTCTATGTTTGAAGTAGTGAGAGAAACATTCAGCAATCCTGTCTATGGTGTTTTTTATGTTGTTGCGATGTTCCTACTCGGTTTTCATCTTAAACACGGATTCCAATCTGCATGTCAAACTTTCGGTATTCGTACAAAATCTTATTTATCTTTTATAGAAATGATCGGTATAATTATTTGGCTCTTTATTCCGTTGGCTTTTGCAAGTATGCCACTCTATTTTCTTTTATATTTTTGA